CAATTGGTTAGTTCTCCCGAGCTCGAGGCACCCCGCTTATATCTTATCTTATGTATGCGGATGATATTGTTGTTTTTGCTAATGGTGCTCAAAAGTCTATAAGGAAATTGATGCAGGTTCTTAAACTGTATGAATCTTGGTCGGGTCAATTCCTTAGTAAAGAAAAGAGTGCTATTTATTTCTCTCGTAAGATTCTTCTTCATAGGAAGGCTTCCTTACTTCGCACTACTGGTTTTGTTGAAGGGACTTTTCCTTTTAAGTACTTAGGTGTTCCAATAGTGGATGGGAGGCTCAGAACTAATGACTTTGGTGAATTGCTTGGTAAAATTAACAAGAAGATTGCGGGTTGGAAAATGAAGATGCTCTCTGCTGGTGGCCGGACAATCCTCCTTTGACATGTGCTATCAAGTATGGCTACCCACCTTCTGGCTGTTTTACAGGTTCCTCATACTGTGATTTTGGCTTTGAACAGAATTTtaagttctttcttttggggcGACGTTGATGGGAGAGGAAAACAGAAATGGGTcgcttggaaaaatatttgtaggCCTATTGAGGAAGGTGGTTTGGGTATTCGGGATTTTGATGATATTCAAAAGGCCTTACACTGCAAACTTACTTGGCGTCTTATTCAGGGCAAGTCTCTTTGGGCTGATTTCTTTACAGGTAAGTATGTTCGAGGCAATCACTTATCTCTTTTGGAGCCTACGAAGGGTACTAGGTTTTGGAAATCTATTGTTAGGTGTATTCCAGATGTTCTGTCTAATTCAAAGTGGATTATTAGAGAAGGTAATCTTTCTTTCTGGTACGAGGGATGATAGGGGTCCTCTGTGTGCTATACATCCTGTGATTGGACATCCGTTGTTGAAGATTAAACAGTGCCGTCTTGATAATGGTTGGGATTTCTCCTTGCTGGAGAGGCTAGTGGGTTATCAGCAAGCTTCTCATTTGTGGCAGTTATTGGCTCGGAGTAAAGAGGGGAATGATGTTCTTATTTGGTTGAAA
The genomic region above belongs to Carya illinoinensis cultivar Pawnee chromosome 4, C.illinoinensisPawnee_v1, whole genome shotgun sequence and contains:
- the LOC122306208 gene encoding uncharacterized protein LOC122306208; the protein is MVHSIHKKSNGGNVAIKLDMSKANDRVDWKFLLHVLAAFGFSPRFSRARGTPLISYLMYADDIVVFANGAQKSIRKLMQVLKLYESWSGQFLSKEKSAIYFSRKILLHRKASLLRTTGFVEGTFPFKYLGVPIVDGRLRTNDFGELLGKINKKIAGWKMKMLSAGGRTILL